The DNA region TTAGTATAGCTGCTGGAGTTTCAGTATTTTAAGGTTATACAATTAAcccgataaaagaaaaatttcatgataAGCATCTCCGTGCCGTGTACATAAGTGTAGAAAGACCTGTCGAGTCTTTTACGTTCGGTTGTCAGTGGTTTCACagatacataatacatacgaatgtagtatataaatacatatatatatatatatatgggtgtatacgtatgtatttgtgtacgtagtagaaaaggaaacgtagaaagaaacgagaaatcaCGTCACGACCTTACATATTTAAgtcgtatttttattataaaagttttatcaacaacaatttatatgtatagattAATGTATATGAGCGtgtagtatatgtatatgatattaaatgatCTTAAATTAAACTTCATTAGTCTTGATGAAGCTTATTACAATTCAATGATAAATCATagaaaattatgttatttctatccttttcttttttatgattgAACGAATGTATTTGAACGTGTTTGAACTGATACTTGTGTTTATGACAAAagctaatctctctctctctctctctctctctctctctctctctctttcatttttttcactcatttttcatcattctgaatttttttgctctctttctcttttcttattaatttctatcaatttgtctctctctctctctttatatttttttctttttttttttttttatttcaatttcttcgtctctctctctttcaattttttcccatccactctctttctctccctctctctctctctctctctctctctctcttttctttctctcctttcacatttttttttcttttcactttaatttctttcaatctttCCTCATTCTTTCACatctaaatttttttgatatttattctcatcttaatctctctctctctctctctctctcttaattctttttcactttcttcttcttttcactttaatttctttcaattttttgtcactctttctctaaacttttttcattcttattctcatctctctctctctctctctctctctctctttctctctctctctctgtctctttttctctctcttacgatGCGAATAACACGTTCGTGCAAACTTCCCTCGATTGTTTtcgaacagagagaaaggattCTCAGTTCGCGGttttagaagaaaagagaagagaagatacGCGTTGatcttacttctctctctctctctctctctctctctctttttctctcttttttctctctttctcggtcGAACGATCGACCGATTTCTATGTAGCAACTATAGGTAAGCTCTACGAAAGTAACAAAATTCCATTGGGCTCTCTTCTATATCGCTATACCCTATCTAGTCGCGCAAATCATCGTCGGCCGAACACCGCAACCGTCACGATCTTCTCTACGCCGTGCgctaaacattttataaacgaTCGCTTTGTTCCTCGTGATTTGTGATGCTACCGTTgtaaaagacagagagagagagagagagagagagagagagagagagagagagagagagaagagaaagatagtatGAAACTAAACGAAGTTGATTTCTTTAAGGCAATGaaactttttcctttacgatatattctttttctatttttgcagtttattcgtaaaaaaaaaaaaaaaaaaaaagaaatagtaaaattatttatgaaaaaaataaaagcttccttataataaataaataattcttgatagattatgaaaaattaaatccaCACTGCgcaaatgagaaaagaaacgtctaattaagtatattaattaagaaaataatatatatgtatatatgtatgtgtgtatgtaaatatttagtgaagtttctttttcatttaaaaaaaatatatatgtataaaaagaaaaaatattcatataataaaaaacgcaatttttaatacatatacatatatatatatatatatatatatatatatatatatatatatatatatatgtgtgtgtgtgtgtgtgtgtgtatatagttgcagataataaattaaaaatatcaacaaaTTTCATAAATGATTGATATGTGTCTGTATCAACTATGACGATTAGAAATGCGTCATAATTGAATACTACGCAAAAACTTTCGAAATGaactaataattaaaattaagatatatgtgaaaagataataagcgacagttttattcgatattacaCATAAACATCCGGAAAAAAAACCATTATTTCTGAAACtacaaataatatcgttatttacaaTTCATGACGAGTATCGTAGTTATTGTCAAAACATATGCTCTGACGTCATTAACGCTTGTCAAtaggataataaattaattcctaTTCAGGAGCACCGTATAAATATCCCGGTTAAAGGCtcaaaatttgaaaagaaaataagaagcaAGCTATCATGAAGGTATTAGCGTACTCTCTACTCTTCCTTGTGGCTTATAGCTCTGCCTACTCCGtaagttaatataattataacattacCAACGTTGAATGGATTTTAATGAtcgtctataaaaaaaaatgtattctaaatgttcaaattattatatattatagatatttccTAATGTGGGAGCAGGAGCAAACCTACAGATAAATGGAAAAGTAAATGCAGGAAATGGAAGAAGTGCAGGAGCGGACATAAAGATAGGAGCAGGTTTAGGTGCAAAAGGGAATGGGGGATCAAAAGCAGGAATAGAAGGAGGAGCAGGCATAAATATAAACGCAGGAATAAAAGGACCAAATGGCAAATCAGGTGTAGAAGCGGGAGCAGGAGTAAGTGGAGGATTGAAGCTTCCTTCTctacctcttcttcctttccctcaTCCTCGTATACCTATTCCTGTTCCCATATTGCCTTGGGGAAGCAAAAGTACTTCCACTACTACTGAAAAGTCTACCTCACATCAGACTACTATACACCCAACTGGATCATCCAGCGGTACTAAACCACCTAGTTCTCCTAGTACTATACATCCGACCAAACCATCCAGCAGTTCTAAATCACCCTGTACTCACAGTACTGTACGCCCAACTGGATCATCCAGCGGTACTAAACCACCTAGTTCTCCTAGTACTATACATCCGACCAAACCATCCAGCAGTTCTAAATCACCCAGTACTCACAGTACTGTACGCCCAACTGGATCATCCAGCGGTACTAAACCACCTAGTTCTCCTAATAGTACACATCCGACCAAACCATCCAGCAGTTCTAAATCACCCAGTACTCACAGTACTGTACGCCCAACTGGACCATCCAAAAGTACTAAACCACCTAGTTCTCCTAATAGTACACATCCGACCAAACCATCCAGCAGTTCTAAATCACCCAGTACTCACAGTACTGTACGCCCAACTGGACCATCCAAAAGTACTAAACCACCTAGTTCTAGTACACATCCGACCAAACCATCCAGCAGTTCTAAATCACCCAGTACTCACAGTACTGTACACCCAACTGGATCATCGAGCAGTACTAAATCACCTAGTACTGCTTCTATTCCTTGCAAAGGATCTAGTAGCTCTGCCTCACCAAGTTCTTCCAGTCCAGGACAATCTACCGCAACGTATAATAACTCTGGTTCACCAAGTTCTTCCAGTTCTGAAAAACCAACCGAAGCATCCAGCAGCTCCACTTTGCCAGATACTGATTCTTCTCCTTATGAAGAATCTAGTAGTTCTGCCTCACCAAGTTCGTCAAGTTCTGATAAACCAACTGAAGAATCTAGTAGCTCTGCCTCACCAAGTTCTTCCAGTTCTGAAAAACCAACCGAAGCGTCCAGCAGCACTAGTTTGCCAGATACTGATTCTTCTCCTTATGAAGAATCCAGCAGCTCGACCTCGCTAGGTACTGATTCTTCTCCTTATGAAGAATCTAGCAGTTCTGCCTCACCAAGTTCGTCCAGTTCTGATAAACCAACTGAAGAATCTAGTAGCTCTGCCTCACCAAGTTCTTCCAGTTCTGAAAAACCAACCGAAGCGTCCAGCAGCACTAGTTTGCCAGATACTGATTCTTCTCCTTATGAAGAATCCAGCAGCTCGACCTCGTTAGGTACTGATTCTACTCCTTGTGAAAAATCTAGCAGTTCTGCTTCACCAAGTTCTTCCAGTTCTGAAGAACCAACTGAAGCATCCAACAGCTCTGCTTCACCAAGTTCTTCCAGTTCTGAAGAACCAACTGAAGCATCCAACAGCTCTGCTTCACCAAGTTCTTCCAGTTCTGAAGAACCAACTGAAGCATCCAACAGCTCTGCTTCACCAAGTTCTTCCAGTTCTGAAGAACCAACTGAAGCATCCAACAGCTCTGCTTCACCAAGTTCTGCCAGTTCTGAAGAACCAACTGAAGCATCCAGCAGCTCTGCTTCACCAAGTTCTGCCA from Vespa velutina chromosome 3, iVesVel2.1, whole genome shotgun sequence includes:
- the LOC124947631 gene encoding uncharacterized serine-rich protein C215.13-like, with the protein product MKVLAYSLLFLVAYSSAYSIFPNVGAGANLQINGKVNAGNGRSAGADIKIGAGLGAKGNGGSKAGIEGGAGININAGIKGPNGKSGVEAGAGVSGGLKLPSLPLLPFPHPRIPIPVPILPWGSKSTSTTTEKSTSHQTTIHPTGSSSGTKPPSSPSTIHPTKPSSSSKSPCTHSTVRPTGSSSGTKPPSSPSTIHPTKPSSSSKSPSTHSTVRPTGSSSGTKPPSSPNSTHPTKPSSSSKSPSTHSTVRPTGPSKSTKPPSSPNSTHPTKPSSSSKSPSTHSTVRPTGPSKSTKPPSSSTHPTKPSSSSKSPSTHSTVHPTGSSSSTKSPSTASIPCKGSSSSASPSSSSPGQSTATYNNSGSPSSSSSEKPTEASSSSTLPDTDSSPYEESSSSASPSSSSSDKPTEESSSSASPSSSSSEKPTEASSSTSLPDTDSSPYEESSSSTSLGTDSSPYEESSSSASPSSSSSDKPTEESSSSASPSSSSSEKPTEASSSTSLPDTDSSPYEESSSSTSLGTDSTPCEKSSSSASPSSSSSEEPTEASNSSASPSSSSSEEPTEASNSSASPSSSSSEEPTEASNSSASPSSSSSEEPTEASNSSASPSSASSEEPTEASSSSASPSSASSEEPTEASNNSASPSSSSSEEPTEESSSSASPSSSNSEEPTEASSSSASPSSASSEEPTEESSSSASPSSASSEEPTEESSSSASPSSSNSEEPTEASSSSASPSSASSEEPTEASSSSASPSSSSSENPCSKCICNCPRY